A DNA window from Deinococcus aerolatus contains the following coding sequences:
- the zapE gene encoding cell division protein ZapE: protein MIDLLTRNPAPDPAALTAELAPSARFEDVRFGTYRPNPEYVSQAEARDSLQAFVETAQHRPGGLRLFRRRRPEGKGLYLDGGFGVGKTHLLASAYHASDGTRAIMSFQDLMYLIGALGMTRAVDAFRSHDLLLIDEFELDDPGNTHMANTFLGQLMPGGTSVVATSNTEPGALGRGRFNAGDFQRQIQGIAERFETRRLDGPDFRQRGTRPEDVFSAVEYAAWQAAQNPETLAILSHRDLNRHLLKIHPSRFAGLLAGVGAVGVQELVPMTDQNVALRFVHFVDKLYNLGLGAAFTGAPLGSLFGEAYRHGAYAKKYSRCLSRLSELLRESRTALSGL, encoded by the coding sequence ATGATCGACCTGCTCACCCGCAATCCGGCCCCCGATCCCGCTGCACTCACGGCTGAACTCGCGCCCAGCGCCCGCTTTGAGGATGTGCGCTTCGGGACGTATCGCCCCAACCCCGAATATGTCAGTCAGGCGGAGGCGCGCGACAGCCTCCAGGCCTTCGTGGAGACGGCCCAGCACAGGCCCGGTGGCCTGCGGCTGTTCCGTCGCCGCCGCCCCGAGGGAAAGGGCCTGTATCTGGACGGCGGCTTCGGCGTGGGCAAGACCCACCTGCTGGCCAGCGCGTACCACGCCTCGGACGGCACGCGCGCGATCATGAGCTTTCAGGACCTGATGTACCTGATCGGCGCGCTGGGCATGACCCGTGCTGTGGACGCCTTCCGGAGCCATGACCTGCTGCTGATCGACGAGTTCGAACTCGATGACCCCGGCAACACCCACATGGCCAACACCTTTCTGGGTCAGCTGATGCCCGGCGGAACATCGGTGGTCGCCACCAGCAACACCGAACCTGGTGCGCTGGGCCGGGGCCGGTTCAACGCGGGCGACTTCCAGCGCCAGATTCAGGGCATTGCAGAGCGTTTCGAGACGCGCCGCCTGGACGGCCCCGACTTCCGCCAGCGCGGAACCCGCCCCGAGGATGTGTTTTCTGCGGTGGAATACGCGGCGTGGCAGGCGGCGCAGAACCCGGAGACGCTGGCCATCCTGAGCCACCGTGACCTCAACCGCCACCTGCTCAAGATTCATCCCAGCCGGTTTGCCGGACTGCTGGCTGGCGTGGGTGCGGTGGGCGTGCAGGAACTGGTGCCGATGACGGACCAGAACGTCGCGCTGCGTTTTGTCCATTTCGTCGACAAGCTCTACAACCTGGGTCTGGGTGCGGCGTTTACCGGTGCGCCGCTGGGCAGCCTGTTCGGCGAGGCCTACCGCCACGGCGCCTACGCCAAGAAGTACAGCCGCTGCCTGTCGCGCCTGTCCGAACTGCTGCGCGAGTCCCGTACTGCGTTGTCGGGGCTGTAG
- a CDS encoding S4 domain-containing protein has product MKQKLSTLVAQARGGRVVRTGFMDGDEIDRRLLNEEDLRHRIAGGFPDARRVVLTLHPAHIPEVDAGVTVLRLTPAQAAPAWDEQDFLVQLRRLELNEEQLGDVREERGSFLIAASGKAAQTLEALTTLGGRDIEVEEVGETAGRGSKIREVVVPSMRVDVVGAKGFGVSRAYFQQGIDGGKVRLNGGPARASSDIREGDSLSADGLGRIDFKRVVSETRRGNYKVELEVHR; this is encoded by the coding sequence ATGAAGCAGAAACTGTCGACATTGGTGGCCCAGGCGCGGGGAGGCCGCGTGGTCCGCACCGGATTCATGGACGGCGACGAGATCGACCGCCGCCTGCTGAATGAGGAAGACCTGCGCCACCGCATCGCCGGGGGCTTTCCCGACGCGCGCCGGGTGGTCCTGACCCTGCACCCCGCCCACATTCCCGAGGTCGATGCGGGCGTGACCGTGCTGCGCCTGACCCCGGCCCAGGCTGCCCCCGCGTGGGACGAGCAGGATTTCCTGGTGCAACTGCGCCGCCTGGAGCTGAACGAGGAGCAGCTCGGCGACGTGCGCGAGGAACGCGGCAGCTTCCTGATCGCCGCCAGCGGCAAGGCGGCCCAGACCCTCGAAGCCCTGACCACGCTGGGCGGGCGCGACATTGAGGTTGAGGAGGTTGGCGAGACAGCCGGCCGGGGCAGCAAGATCCGTGAAGTGGTGGTGCCGTCCATGCGGGTGGACGTGGTGGGGGCCAAGGGCTTCGGTGTCAGCCGCGCGTACTTCCAGCAGGGCATCGACGGGGGCAAGGTCAGACTCAACGGCGGCCCGGCCCGCGCCAGCAGCGACATCCGCGAGGGCGACAGCCTCAGCGCCGACGGGCTGGGCCGTATCGACTTCAAGCGCGTGGTCAGTGAGACGCGGCGCGGCAACTACAAGGTGGAACTTGAAGTCCACCGGTAG
- the ruvB gene encoding Holliday junction branch migration DNA helicase RuvB: MTEPFDAALRPKSLTEYVGQEKLKDKLTVYLQAAKGRREALDHTLLFGPPGLGKTTLAHIIAAELGVNIRVTSGPAIEKPGDLAAILTNSLEEGDVLFIDEIHRLGRVAEEHLYPAMEDFKLDIVLGQGPAARTIELPLPRFTLVGATTRPGLISAPMRSRFGIIEHLEYYTPEEIATNLLRDARLLGFGLDEDAALEVGARSRGTMRIAKRLLRRVRDYAEVAGESTIGLERAYSALDKLGLDAAGLDDRDKKYLETLIHRFAGGPVGVDTLATAISEDALTLEDVYEPYLIQLGFIKRTPRGRVATAHAYDHLGLPVGGANGELGLYTN, encoded by the coding sequence ATGACCGAACCGTTTGACGCCGCCCTCCGTCCCAAGTCGCTGACGGAATACGTGGGCCAGGAAAAGCTGAAGGACAAGCTGACCGTGTACCTTCAGGCCGCCAAGGGCCGGCGTGAGGCGCTGGACCACACGCTGCTGTTTGGGCCTCCGGGCCTGGGCAAGACCACGCTGGCGCACATTATCGCCGCCGAACTGGGCGTGAATATCCGCGTGACCTCCGGCCCGGCCATCGAGAAGCCCGGCGATCTGGCGGCCATCCTGACCAACAGCCTGGAAGAGGGCGACGTGCTGTTTATCGACGAGATTCACCGGCTGGGGCGTGTGGCCGAAGAACACCTGTACCCGGCGATGGAGGATTTCAAGCTGGACATTGTGCTGGGACAGGGACCGGCGGCGCGGACCATCGAGTTGCCGCTGCCGCGCTTCACGCTGGTGGGGGCCACGACGCGGCCCGGCCTGATCAGCGCGCCGATGCGCTCGCGTTTCGGGATCATCGAGCATCTGGAGTACTACACGCCGGAGGAGATTGCCACCAACCTGCTGCGCGACGCCCGCCTGCTGGGCTTCGGGCTGGATGAGGACGCCGCGCTGGAAGTCGGCGCACGTTCACGCGGCACCATGCGCATCGCCAAGCGCCTGCTGCGCCGGGTGCGCGACTACGCCGAGGTGGCCGGGGAAAGCACCATTGGCCTGGAGCGCGCCTACAGCGCCCTGGACAAGCTGGGGCTGGACGCGGCAGGCCTGGATGACCGCGACAAGAAGTACCTGGAAACGCTGATTCACCGCTTTGCGGGCGGGCCGGTGGGTGTGGACACCCTGGCCACCGCCATTTCCGAGGACGCCCTGACCCTGGAGGACGTGTACGAGCCGTACCTGATCCAGCTGGGGTTTATCAAGCGCACGCCGCGCGGCCGGGTGGCCACCGCCCACGCCTATGACCACCTGGGGTTGCCGGTGGGCGGGGCGAACGGGGAGCTGGGGCTCTACACGAACTGA
- a CDS encoding ArsC/Spx/MgsR family protein — MSAPQVQVFGTKKSKETRAAERFFKERGVKIHLVDLTQRPIAKGELTRFVQKFGLNALLDLEGKAYERSNLAYLRTTEEGIIAKVIETPELLRLPLVRGGKVLSVGEDLEGWKAMLEPV, encoded by the coding sequence ATGAGCGCCCCTCAGGTTCAGGTCTTCGGCACCAAGAAAAGCAAGGAAACCCGCGCCGCCGAACGGTTTTTCAAGGAGCGTGGGGTCAAGATCCATCTGGTGGACCTGACGCAGCGTCCGATAGCGAAGGGCGAACTGACGCGCTTCGTTCAGAAGTTCGGGCTGAATGCCCTGCTGGACCTGGAAGGCAAGGCGTACGAGCGCAGCAATCTGGCGTACCTGCGGACCACCGAGGAGGGCATCATCGCCAAAGTCATCGAGACGCCCGAACTGCTGCGCCTTCCGCTGGTGCGCGGCGGCAAGGTCCTGAGCGTGGGCGAGGATCTGGAAGGCTGGAAGGCCATGCTGGAGCCGGTGTAA
- a CDS encoding aldose epimerase family protein, whose protein sequence is MPPDLETRRWGTLPGGQEVRLFVLHAPNGLSVTLGEYGARLLRVQVPDRHGVPGDVLLGHPELSAYLEQEDALYFGATVGRVANRIARGRFTLDDAAYRLAVNNPPNHLHGGPGGFHAVRWVGEPFSGNGERGVQFRRTSPDGEEGYPGTLEVTARYTLSGGGWLTLDCWAETDAPTPVSLTNHAYWNLADGGAGSVLGHTLTLPADQFLAVDDTAIPTAATEVAGTAFDFRTAKPLGQDIGGSDPQLRQAGGYDHHFVLPDHAGELRRAATLSDPGSGRQLEFWTSEAGVQLYSGNFLGGGVVGWNGARYGQHSAVCLETQQAPDAVNQPWLDGLDTGSLILRPGQQYHTRIQWRFSALPE, encoded by the coding sequence ATGCCCCCTGACCTTGAGACGCGGCGCTGGGGCACGCTTCCGGGCGGCCAGGAGGTGCGGCTTTTCGTTCTGCATGCCCCGAACGGCCTGAGTGTCACGCTGGGCGAGTACGGCGCGCGGCTGCTGCGGGTGCAGGTGCCGGATCGGCACGGCGTGCCCGGCGACGTGCTGCTGGGCCACCCCGAACTGAGCGCCTACCTGGAGCAGGAGGACGCGCTGTATTTCGGCGCGACGGTGGGCCGGGTCGCTAACCGCATCGCGCGCGGCCGCTTCACGCTGGACGACGCGGCGTACCGGCTGGCCGTCAACAATCCGCCCAATCACCTGCACGGCGGCCCCGGCGGCTTTCACGCAGTGCGCTGGGTGGGCGAACCCTTTTCGGGGAACGGCGAGCGCGGGGTGCAGTTCCGGCGAACAAGCCCCGACGGTGAGGAGGGCTACCCCGGCACGCTGGAGGTGACCGCCCGCTACACCCTGAGTGGCGGGGGCTGGCTAACCCTGGACTGCTGGGCAGAGACTGACGCGCCCACACCCGTCAGCCTGACCAACCACGCGTACTGGAATCTGGCGGACGGCGGCGCGGGGAGCGTCCTGGGCCACACGCTGACGCTGCCCGCCGATCAGTTTCTGGCGGTGGATGACACCGCGATCCCCACGGCGGCGACGGAGGTGGCCGGAACTGCCTTCGATTTCCGCACGGCCAAACCGCTGGGCCAGGACATCGGCGGGTCTGACCCCCAGTTGCGGCAGGCGGGCGGCTACGATCACCACTTTGTGCTGCCAGACCACGCAGGCGAACTGCGCCGGGCCGCCACCCTCAGCGATCCCGGCAGCGGGCGTCAACTGGAGTTCTGGACCAGCGAGGCCGGCGTGCAACTGTACAGCGGCAACTTTCTGGGCGGCGGCGTGGTCGGCTGGAATGGGGCGCGCTACGGGCAGCACTCGGCGGTGTGCCTGGAAACCCAGCAGGCCCCCGACGCAGTGAACCAGCCCTGGCTGGATGGTCTGGATACGGGGTCACTCATCCTGCGCCCCGGCCAGCAGTACCACACCCGCATCCAGTGGCGGTTCTCGGCGCTGCCGGAATAG
- a CDS encoding ThuA domain-containing protein: protein MTPFSKLRLTVWNEYRHELENPLVSAHYPQGIHTVLAEGLRAHGFEHVQTATLDQPEHGLSDEVLEQTDVMLWWGHKAHADVSDDVAAKVVARVQGGMGLIVLHSGHFSKPFKTLMGTGCDLKWREAGEKERLWVVNPAHPVAQGVGEFIELEHEEMYGEHFDIPAPDELVFVSWFAGGEVFRSGCTFTRGSGKIFYFRPGHETFPTYHHPQIQQVIANAARWAAPTASAPRSFGHRPQPLEAL from the coding sequence ATGACTCCCTTCTCCAAGCTCCGTCTGACCGTCTGGAACGAGTACCGCCACGAACTGGAAAACCCGCTGGTCAGCGCCCATTACCCGCAGGGCATCCACACCGTCCTGGCCGAGGGACTCCGGGCCCACGGCTTCGAACACGTTCAGACCGCCACGCTGGATCAGCCTGAACACGGCCTGAGCGACGAGGTGCTGGAACAGACCGACGTGATGCTGTGGTGGGGCCACAAGGCGCACGCCGACGTGTCCGATGACGTGGCCGCGAAGGTGGTGGCCCGCGTGCAAGGTGGCATGGGCCTGATCGTGCTGCACTCGGGGCATTTCAGTAAGCCGTTCAAGACGTTGATGGGCACCGGCTGTGACCTGAAATGGCGCGAGGCCGGCGAGAAGGAGCGGCTGTGGGTGGTTAATCCGGCGCATCCCGTCGCGCAGGGCGTGGGCGAGTTTATCGAGCTGGAGCACGAGGAGATGTACGGCGAGCACTTCGACATTCCTGCTCCGGACGAGCTGGTCTTCGTGAGCTGGTTTGCGGGCGGCGAGGTGTTCCGCAGCGGCTGCACCTTCACGCGCGGCAGCGGCAAGATCTTCTACTTCCGCCCTGGCCACGAGACCTTCCCCACCTACCACCACCCGCAGATCCAGCAGGTGATCGCCAACGCCGCCCGCTGGGCCGCCCCCACCGCCAGTGCGCCGCGCTCGTTTGGTCACCGGCCCCAGCCTCTAGAGGCGCTATGA
- a CDS encoding Gfo/Idh/MocA family protein, which produces MTDAPLNVGIIGAGAISQRHFEGYSHAGAIVTAFAEPHAGTRARRETEWNARGYADFTALLDGGGVQAVSICTPNAFHAPAALAALRRGIHVLCEKPLSLDLAACDEMIAAAREGGAVLQTGHHLRSSPPVQTARRLIDEGRIGRVTFMRLRQAHDWGGAPEVRGAFGSLAASGGGTLLDNGCHMMDLARHLGGDVASIYARMATLKFDIEVEDTSVATLEFRNGGFASVENAWTATGWEESFAVYGTEGALECSNRLGKSRLRFVHRESGFGQWGQTDETWYDYATPDNAHLRGVVAFVQSIQQGTPVVCTGEDGRESVRLVLGGYESARTGLPVRW; this is translated from the coding sequence ATGACCGACGCCCCGCTGAACGTCGGCATCATCGGTGCGGGGGCGATCTCACAGCGGCACTTCGAGGGCTACAGCCACGCCGGGGCCATCGTGACGGCCTTCGCCGAGCCGCATGCCGGCACCCGTGCCCGGCGCGAGACCGAGTGGAACGCGCGCGGTTACGCCGATTTCACGGCGCTGCTGGACGGCGGCGGGGTACAGGCGGTGAGCATCTGCACGCCCAACGCCTTCCACGCGCCCGCCGCCCTGGCCGCCCTGCGGCGCGGCATTCACGTGCTGTGCGAGAAACCGCTGTCGCTGGATCTGGCCGCCTGCGACGAGATGATCGCGGCGGCGCGGGAGGGCGGGGCCGTTCTTCAGACCGGCCACCACCTGCGCTCCAGCCCGCCCGTGCAGACGGCCCGGCGCCTGATTGATGAGGGCCGCATCGGGCGCGTGACCTTTATGCGGCTGCGGCAGGCCCACGACTGGGGCGGTGCGCCGGAAGTCCGCGGGGCCTTCGGCAGTCTGGCGGCGTCGGGCGGCGGCACCCTGCTGGACAACGGCTGCCACATGATGGACCTGGCACGGCACCTCGGCGGCGACGTGGCCAGCATCTACGCCCGCATGGCCACGCTGAAATTCGACATTGAGGTCGAGGACACCAGCGTGGCCACCCTGGAATTCAGGAACGGCGGCTTTGCCAGCGTGGAAAACGCCTGGACGGCGACCGGCTGGGAGGAAAGTTTCGCCGTCTACGGCACCGAGGGTGCGCTGGAATGCAGCAACCGCCTGGGCAAATCCAGGCTGCGCTTTGTCCACCGCGAGTCCGGCTTCGGGCAGTGGGGCCAGACCGACGAGACGTGGTACGACTATGCCACGCCCGACAATGCCCATCTGCGCGGCGTCGTGGCCTTTGTGCAGAGCATCCAGCAGGGCACGCCTGTGGTCTGCACCGGCGAGGACGGCCGCGAGAGCGTGCGGCTGGTGCTGGGCGGCTACGAGAGCGCGCGGACAGGGCTGCCGGTTCGCTGGTAA
- the dnaJ gene encoding molecular chaperone DnaJ — protein MDYYELLGVARTAGADEIKSAYRKLALKYHPDRNKEEGAHEKFAQISEAYSVLSDAEKRSHYDRFGSAPGAGMPGGDPFGGMGGAGFDPMDIFEQLFGGMAGGRGRRGPARGDDLETEVQVTLLQARAGEEVEVVVDRLTQCEHCHGSRTEPGGKPAKTCSTCSGAGAVRAQARTIFGVVETQQPCPTCRGEGQIIQDPCTVCKGRGRTLKAEKVAVKLPRGIDEGYRIRVSGMGNEGPGGNGDLYVHIEMESHPELRREQEHLIYPARIGFAKAALGGHVTVPTLDGEQVVEVKPGTQHGELHRLTGQGMPRLQGRGSGDLIVEYDITVPKPRELSPEAREALLAYARAVGDEVNEKHEGFLGKVGKIFRGD, from the coding sequence ATGGATTATTACGAACTGCTGGGCGTGGCCCGGACCGCAGGCGCCGACGAGATTAAATCTGCCTACCGCAAGCTGGCCCTCAAGTACCACCCTGACCGCAACAAGGAAGAGGGCGCACACGAGAAATTCGCGCAGATCAGCGAGGCCTACTCGGTCCTCAGTGATGCCGAGAAGCGCTCTCACTATGACCGCTTCGGGTCAGCGCCGGGCGCAGGCATGCCGGGTGGGGACCCCTTCGGCGGCATGGGCGGCGCGGGCTTTGACCCCATGGACATCTTCGAGCAGCTGTTCGGCGGCATGGCCGGGGGGCGGGGGCGGCGCGGCCCGGCGCGCGGCGACGACCTGGAGACGGAAGTTCAAGTCACGCTGCTGCAGGCCCGTGCGGGCGAGGAGGTCGAGGTGGTCGTCGACCGCCTGACCCAGTGTGAGCACTGCCACGGCAGCAGGACCGAACCCGGCGGCAAGCCGGCCAAGACCTGCTCCACCTGCTCCGGCGCGGGGGCGGTGCGTGCCCAGGCCCGCACCATCTTCGGCGTGGTGGAGACCCAGCAGCCCTGCCCCACCTGCCGCGGCGAGGGCCAGATCATCCAGGACCCCTGCACCGTCTGCAAGGGGCGTGGGCGCACCCTGAAGGCCGAGAAGGTGGCTGTCAAACTGCCGCGCGGTATTGACGAGGGCTACCGCATCCGGGTGTCGGGCATGGGCAACGAGGGACCGGGCGGCAACGGTGACCTGTACGTGCATATCGAGATGGAAAGCCACCCGGAGCTGCGCCGGGAGCAGGAGCACCTGATCTACCCGGCCAGGATCGGGTTTGCCAAGGCGGCGCTGGGCGGCCACGTCACGGTGCCCACGCTGGACGGCGAGCAGGTGGTGGAGGTCAAACCCGGCACCCAGCACGGCGAACTGCACCGCTTGACGGGTCAGGGCATGCCCCGCCTGCAGGGACGCGGCAGCGGTGACCTGATCGTGGAATACGACATCACCGTGCCGAAACCCAGGGAGCTGTCGCCCGAAGCCCGCGAAGCCCTGCTGGCCTACGCCCGCGCCGTGGGCGACGAGGTCAATGAGAAGCACGAGGGCTTCCTGGGCAAGGTGGGCAAGATTTTTAGGGGCGACTGA
- the uraD gene encoding 2-oxo-4-hydroxy-4-carboxy-5-ureidoimidazoline decarboxylase, with protein MTQSPVHVDRLSLEEVNALSTDAFTRYFAGVLEHSPQYAQAAAAQRPFRSVEDVADAFRAAVQADTESAQLGLIRAHPDLAGKAALAGELTAESAHEQASAGLDRLSPEEFAEFGRLNAAYHEKFDLPYVVCVRENDKGSIFEGARRRLANTPEQERAAALHEISRIARLRVLDLVAGGDGT; from the coding sequence TTGACCCAAAGTCCTGTCCATGTTGACCGCCTGAGCCTCGAAGAGGTGAACGCCCTGAGCACCGACGCCTTCACCAGATACTTTGCCGGGGTGCTAGAGCACTCGCCGCAGTATGCGCAGGCCGCCGCCGCCCAGCGCCCGTTCCGCAGCGTGGAGGACGTGGCCGACGCCTTCAGGGCCGCCGTGCAGGCCGACACCGAGAGCGCCCAGCTTGGGCTGATCCGCGCCCACCCGGATCTGGCGGGCAAGGCGGCGCTGGCCGGGGAGCTGACTGCCGAGAGTGCCCACGAACAGGCCTCGGCGGGTCTGGACCGCCTGAGCCCCGAGGAGTTTGCCGAGTTCGGACGGCTGAACGCCGCCTACCACGAGAAGTTTGACCTGCCCTACGTGGTGTGCGTGCGCGAGAACGATAAAGGCAGCATCTTCGAGGGGGCCAGGCGGCGGCTGGCAAACACCCCGGAGCAGGAGCGGGCCGCCGCGCTGCACGAGATCAGCCGGATCGCCCGGCTGCGCGTTCTGGACCTGGTTGCCGGCGGCGACGGGACATAA
- the pucL gene encoding factor-independent urate hydroxylase, with product MTQTKVKVKLGENNYGKAEINLMKINRDGKRHEIRELQVRVGMTGDFDAAHSQGDNSELVATDTVRNTVYGLAKEGFRSSPEEFGKELVTHLVKTGARVSGGFMEFTEHLWDRIQVDGQGHDHSFVRQMPKRTGRVESEDGQTFKVTSGIAELYVLKTTESGWENYLLDERFTTLPETHERVMATFVTARWEYNTDNPDYDAVWEKVFRQLQVTLTDHYSPSLQNTLYLMGEAVLSACPEISRIWFRMPNMHHLQYNLQRFGLENNLEIMHVDPEPYGLMEGWVERA from the coding sequence ATGACGCAGACCAAGGTAAAAGTAAAGCTGGGCGAGAACAACTACGGCAAGGCCGAAATCAACCTGATGAAGATCAACCGTGACGGCAAGCGGCACGAGATCCGCGAGTTGCAGGTGCGCGTGGGCATGACCGGCGACTTCGACGCCGCGCACAGCCAGGGTGACAACTCCGAGCTGGTTGCCACCGACACCGTCCGCAACACCGTCTATGGGCTCGCCAAGGAAGGTTTCAGGAGCAGTCCAGAGGAGTTCGGCAAGGAACTGGTCACGCATCTTGTCAAGACCGGGGCCAGGGTGTCGGGCGGCTTCATGGAGTTCACCGAGCACCTGTGGGACCGCATTCAGGTGGATGGCCAGGGCCATGACCACTCCTTCGTGCGCCAGATGCCCAAGCGCACCGGCCGCGTGGAGAGCGAGGACGGCCAGACCTTTAAGGTCACGTCCGGCATCGCGGAACTGTATGTCCTGAAGACCACCGAGAGCGGCTGGGAAAACTACCTGCTGGACGAACGCTTCACCACGCTGCCCGAGACGCACGAGCGCGTGATGGCCACCTTCGTGACGGCCCGGTGGGAGTACAACACCGACAACCCCGACTACGACGCCGTGTGGGAAAAGGTGTTCAGGCAGCTGCAGGTGACCCTGACCGACCACTACTCGCCCAGTCTCCAGAACACGCTGTACCTGATGGGCGAGGCGGTGCTGTCTGCCTGCCCGGAAATCTCGCGCATCTGGTTCCGCATGCCCAACATGCACCACTTGCAGTACAACCTGCAGCGCTTCGGCCTGGAGAACAACCTGGAGATCATGCACGTCGATCCCGAACCCTACGGCCTGATGGAAGGCTGGGTCGAGCGCGCGTAA
- the uraH gene encoding hydroxyisourate hydrolase, whose amino-acid sequence MAAHAGLSTHVLDTARGRPAQGVRVELWHIERHMEGEERRKLTGAVTNADGRTDAPLIERGSLQGGTYELTFHVAEYFSDFHAAANPPFLDVVTLRFTVGNPDAHYHVPLVMTPWSYSTYRGS is encoded by the coding sequence ATGGCCGCCCACGCTGGACTGAGCACCCACGTGCTGGACACCGCGCGGGGCCGTCCCGCACAGGGCGTGCGGGTGGAACTGTGGCACATCGAGCGTCACATGGAGGGCGAGGAGCGCAGGAAGCTCACGGGCGCCGTCACCAACGCCGACGGGCGCACCGACGCCCCGCTGATCGAGCGCGGCAGCCTGCAGGGCGGCACCTACGAGCTGACCTTCCACGTCGCCGAGTACTTCTCGGACTTTCACGCCGCCGCCAACCCGCCGTTTCTGGACGTGGTGACGCTGCGCTTCACGGTGGGCAACCCGGACGCCCATTACCACGTGCCGCTGGTGATGACGCCGTGGTCCTACAGCACCTACCGGGGCAGCTGA
- a CDS encoding ComEA family DNA-binding protein yields the protein MTGEERGWTLALGAGVLLVGALALGPLALPRPQVPTVTRVALPAPNTPAAPTATAEPPTYPTTASIRPLISGRVNLNTASIEQLEALPKIGPSLAARIIAARPIRSQADLDAVKGVGEVTLKVLVPLVSY from the coding sequence ATGACCGGAGAGGAACGCGGCTGGACGCTGGCCCTAGGCGCGGGCGTGCTGCTGGTGGGCGCTCTGGCGCTGGGGCCGCTGGCGCTGCCGCGTCCGCAGGTGCCCACCGTGACGCGTGTGGCCCTGCCCGCGCCGAATACGCCTGCCGCGCCGACAGCCACTGCGGAGCCGCCCACATATCCCACCACCGCCAGCATCCGGCCCCTGATTTCCGGACGCGTCAATCTGAACACCGCGTCCATAGAGCAGCTGGAGGCCCTTCCGAAAATCGGCCCCTCGCTGGCCGCCAGGATCATCGCCGCGCGGCCGATCCGCTCGCAGGCCGATCTGGACGCAGTCAAGGGCGTGGGCGAGGTGACGCTGAAGGTGCTGGTTCCCCTGGTCAGTTATTAG